The Stieleria maiorica genome includes the window ATGTCGCCGACCAAGATTTTTGAAAGCGCCAATCAAGACCGTGCCGGGGCGTCACATGCCGCGATGCAATTCCTGGCCGGTGGCGGCCAGGCCGAACAGATGATCCAAACGGCTCGCCAACTGGTGTTTCTGAAAGGCAACGACTCCCACGACTACAAATTCAGCTCGGCGGTGCTGGAAGATTTTTATGCCGTCTCGCCCGAGTTCCGCAACAGTTACCTGGCCGCGTCGACTTACCTGTTGCCGGCCAGCGGAGACCGCGACAACGGACTGGTCGATCGAATTCGCTCGGCGATCGGATAGGGAAGGTTTCAGGCTTCAGGTTTCAAAACTGCCCGAAATCTTCGCCTTACCCATTTTCCTGTCTGCATTCCTTTGCCCGTCCCCCATGTTTCTGTCCCCTCGCTGCGGTCCTAGTGCCGCTCGCGTGTCGGTTCGCGGTTGAGCAAACGATTGAGTTGTCCCGAGAATTCTTGCAAATCCAGCGGTTTGACGAGCACACAGTCCGGTCCGTCGACGGCTTGGTCGCTGTGCTGTGCGTCGATGCTGCCGGTAATGACGATGACGGGCGTGTTCGGGGCGATCGTCTTGACTTCTTGGGTCAGTCGCAAGCCGTTCATGCCGGGCATGTTCATGTCGGTCAGAACCAAGTCGTACTTCTCTTGGCGGATCATCTCCAGCCCCGCCGCCGCGCTTTCGGCGCACTCAATTTGATAGCCTAAGGTTTGCATCAAAACTGTCAGCGACTTGAGTCCCAGGACATCGTCGTCGATGTACAGCAATTTGACCGCACCGTGTCGGTTCATCAGTTCAGCCGAATTCGCCACCCCAACCTCCTGTATCGGATCGGTCCGTTCAGATCTTCTGATTCATCGGGACCATGTATTCTTACGCCCGGTTAAACCCCACGGCGGCAAAAAACGTTCGCACCGATTTACCGATGATAACGGTTTCTGTGCACGCGGGTGGCAGATTCTATGGACTGGCGGGTGCGACGTCGAGTTGCGTCCTTGTTCGTCTTTCTCGATTCCGAGTACGATGTTAGGGACATGGCCGGCCGACGGATCACAATCGGCAACTTTTCCACTCCCCGCGTGCCGTTTGCGATTCGCCCGAAGCGATCATCGATCAAAGCAGGACAATGATGAGTGAAACTGGATCGTCCAACGGTTACTTCGTTTCCGATTTGCATCTGTTTTCCAGCCGTTCGACGGGGGATTTGATCCTGCCGGAACTCCGTCAGAAGGCACGTCAAACGCACACCGTGGTGCTGGGCGGTGACATCTTTGATTTCAAGTGGAGCACGCACGAGAGCGACGAGAAATCGGTGGAAAAGGCCATCGAATGGATCGAGGATTTGTTGGATCAAAACGAGGGTTGTGAATACCACTACATTTTGGGCAATCACGACTCGCGTCCCGAGTTTGTCAAGGAGTTGATTGCGTTGGCGTCGCGACACCCCAATTTCACTTGGCATCGCTACTTTGCCCGTCTGGATAATTGTTTATTTTTGCACGGTGATGTCGCCGACGGGCCACTGGATCATGCGCGTTTAGATTCGCGTCGAGAAAAATTCGAGCGGAAGAAGAAAAAGACGGGATTGTGGCACGTCGCTTATGACATGGCGATTCACGCTCGACTGCACCGTTTGGTCGTGTTGTCGATCCGCGAAATGGTCGTGCTGCGACGTGTGAAAGAGTACGTCGAAAGCATCGGTCATGGTCTTTCCGAGGGCGTGACAGATGTTTACTTCGGACACACCCACGTCGAACTCGATGGCATCCAGTATCAGGGGCTTTGCTTTCACAACGGCGGCGCCGCCATCCGCGGCATGAAGTTTCGGATCGTTGAAACGACACTCGGCGCACCGGCCAGCGTGCGGGCCTGAAATTGCCACTCTTTCAGATGTCTGGCGGAAACATTCGCCCCCCCCTTCGATCGGGTATAGAATACAGTGGTGTCTGATTTGCTGAAATGATCCCGCTGTCCCGTGAGCGTCCGATGGCAGTTCGCAATGCGATTGACTGCGACACGCGGTTCCACCCCAATCACGAACTCGCAGCACAAGTTCTTGATTCGTTGACGGTCGAGGTGGCGGTGATCAACACGGCCGGGGCGATCATTGCCACGAATCAGGCGTGGCAGGATTTCGCGGTTCAGAACGGTGGCCGTCCCTCGCTGACCGGCGTGGGAGCGAATTATCTGGACGTCTGTCGGGCAATCCGCGGCGGTGATCGGTTCTATGCCGATCGAGCGTGCCAGGGCATCAGCGACGTGCTCGCCGGCAAGCGTCATGTGTTCACGTTGGAATACCCGTGCCACAGTTCGACTGAAAACCGTTGGTTCCTGCTCCATGTCTCGCCGCTGAAAGGAGACTCTTCCAAAGCGGTGACCGCCCACGTGTCGATCACGGATCGAAAGATTGTCGAACATCAATTGGTTGAAACCGCGAGACTGGCGGCCATCGGCGATGCGATGAAAGGGTTAAGCCACAAGGGACGCAATTCGCTGCAACAAGCCCAAGGCTTTATCGATTTGCTGCGCTACTCGATCGGCGACGATTCCGACGCCCGTAAGTTGCTGGATCGAATCGAACTCGCGCAGCATCGGCTGGTCGGTTTGTACGAAGAGGTGTTGCATTATGCCGAACCGATGCAATTGAATTGTTCGATCGGCCGATTGGACGACGTCGTCGAAGAAGCCTGGGCGTCCGTGTTGCCCGTTGACGATCGGTTGAGGCTGCAGCACCCGACGCAAGGCATGGATCTCGAGTGCGAAATGGACCGTGATGCGATGTGGCAGGTGGTGAAAACCCTGTTTGACAACGCCGCCGAAACGGGATCCCAAACGACTCGGATTGACGTGTCGTATCAAACGGGACTGCTGAACCATCGTCCGGCGATCACCATGGTTGTCAGTGACAATGGACCGGGAATCGCCGCGGCGGATCACGAACGAGTCTTCGAGCCCTTTTTCACGACCAAGACGATCGGCACCGGACTGGGCCTGCCCCGGGCGCGGCGGATCGTCGAACTGCACGGCGGCCAAATTGGATTGGGCGCATCGGTGCTGGGCGGGGCAT containing:
- a CDS encoding response regulator; this encodes MNRHGAVKLLYIDDDVLGLKSLTVLMQTLGYQIECAESAAAGLEMIRQEKYDLVLTDMNMPGMNGLRLTQEVKTIAPNTPVIVITGSIDAQHSDQAVDGPDCVLVKPLDLQEFSGQLNRLLNREPTRERH
- a CDS encoding ATP-binding protein; amino-acid sequence: MAVRNAIDCDTRFHPNHELAAQVLDSLTVEVAVINTAGAIIATNQAWQDFAVQNGGRPSLTGVGANYLDVCRAIRGGDRFYADRACQGISDVLAGKRHVFTLEYPCHSSTENRWFLLHVSPLKGDSSKAVTAHVSITDRKIVEHQLVETARLAAIGDAMKGLSHKGRNSLQQAQGFIDLLRYSIGDDSDARKLLDRIELAQHRLVGLYEEVLHYAEPMQLNCSIGRLDDVVEEAWASVLPVDDRLRLQHPTQGMDLECEMDRDAMWQVVKTLFDNAAETGSQTTRIDVSYQTGLLNHRPAITMVVSDNGPGIAAADHERVFEPFFTTKTIGTGLGLPRARRIVELHGGQIGLGASVLGGASFYLTLPRQQIAR
- a CDS encoding metallophosphoesterase translates to MSETGSSNGYFVSDLHLFSSRSTGDLILPELRQKARQTHTVVLGGDIFDFKWSTHESDEKSVEKAIEWIEDLLDQNEGCEYHYILGNHDSRPEFVKELIALASRHPNFTWHRYFARLDNCLFLHGDVADGPLDHARLDSRREKFERKKKKTGLWHVAYDMAIHARLHRLVVLSIREMVVLRRVKEYVESIGHGLSEGVTDVYFGHTHVELDGIQYQGLCFHNGGAAIRGMKFRIVETTLGAPASVRA